One window from the genome of Campylobacter concisus encodes:
- the fliR gene encoding flagellar biosynthetic protein FliR: MELVEFFGADKVITFMLLFARLSGLIVFFPFFSHNQIPLSIKTLLVFALCVVLFPLSHAHEHAINFLIMEILSEAMLGLCAGLLLNIVFAILQMAGEQISMIMGFSMASVLDPQTGTNSPVIANILNFIALLAFLMLDGHHLILQFYSTSLSAIPLGDFYPRSGVMSYALKLFGNLFMFGFVLAFPIIALSILSDAIFGMLMKTMPQFNLLVVGYPIKVSIGFSVLIAILAGIIKIITDMMVQILNDMPALFF, from the coding sequence ATGGAACTAGTCGAGTTTTTTGGAGCGGATAAAGTCATAACCTTTATGCTCCTTTTTGCACGTCTTAGTGGGCTTATTGTATTTTTTCCATTTTTTTCTCACAATCAAATCCCACTTAGTATAAAAACTTTGCTAGTTTTTGCTCTTTGTGTTGTGCTTTTTCCGCTCTCACACGCTCATGAGCATGCTATAAATTTTTTGATTATGGAAATTTTAAGTGAGGCTATGCTCGGACTTTGTGCTGGGCTTTTGCTAAATATCGTTTTTGCAATACTTCAAATGGCTGGCGAGCAGATCTCGATGATTATGGGTTTTTCGATGGCTTCAGTGCTTGATCCACAAACCGGTACAAATTCACCAGTGATCGCAAATATTTTAAATTTTATCGCGCTTCTTGCATTTTTGATGCTTGATGGGCACCATTTAATATTACAGTTTTATTCCACTTCACTTTCTGCTATACCGCTTGGAGATTTTTATCCAAGAAGTGGTGTGATGAGCTACGCCCTAAAGCTTTTTGGCAATCTTTTTATGTTTGGATTCGTTCTGGCTTTTCCTATCATCGCGCTTTCTATACTTTCAGATGCTATTTTTGGCATGCTTATGAAAACCATGCCACAATTTAACCTATTAGTCGTTGGCTATCCTATTAAGGTAAGTATCGGCTTTTCGGTTTTGATAGCTATTTTAGCTGGCATTATAAAAATCATAACTGATATGATGGTGCAGATTTTAAACGATATGCCAGCACTATTTTTTTAA
- the gpmI gene encoding 2,3-bisphosphoglycerate-independent phosphoglycerate mutase yields MSQKTILIITDGIGFNKSAKFNAFEAAKKPNYEKFFKEIPNSLIKTSGNAVGLPEGQMGNSEVGHMCIGSGRVLYQNLVKISRSFADGSIAENEALKALFKKCKKIHIIGLYSDGGVHSHMEHFDGMCELASKNGCEVFAHAITDGRDVSPNSGINFIKSLEAKFKVATVCGRFYAMDRDKRWERVKEAYDSLVKGANLSSLSPSEYLQKSYDEGVTDEFVKPVSFNGFKGIGEDDGVIVINFRNDRAREICQALGEEKFSEFERPFAIKNLITMTEYDANFKFDVLFKNEKIKNTLSEVIAAAGLRQLHTAETEKYAHVTFFFNGGVEELASNETRVLIPSPKVKTYDEKPEMSAAEVCKAVLKGMDDEQDFIVVNFANGDMVGHTGNYEAAIKAVEAVDTALGEIYAKAKEKNYAMIITSDHGNCEEMRDSSGELLTNHTTYDVFCFVMADGVKKVKNGGLNNIAPSVLKIMGLEIPAEMDEALI; encoded by the coding sequence ATGAGTCAAAAAACTATTTTAATAATAACTGATGGTATTGGATTTAATAAAAGCGCTAAATTTAACGCATTTGAGGCGGCTAAAAAGCCAAATTACGAGAAATTTTTTAAAGAAATTCCAAACTCGCTCATAAAAACCTCTGGAAACGCTGTGGGACTACCTGAAGGGCAGATGGGAAACAGCGAAGTAGGGCATATGTGTATAGGAAGTGGGCGAGTTTTGTATCAAAATTTGGTCAAAATTTCACGCAGCTTCGCTGATGGCTCGATAGCAGAAAATGAAGCGCTAAAAGCTCTTTTTAAAAAGTGCAAAAAGATCCACATCATAGGGCTTTATAGCGATGGCGGCGTGCACTCACATATGGAGCATTTTGATGGTATGTGCGAGCTTGCTAGCAAAAATGGCTGCGAGGTTTTTGCCCACGCTATCACCGACGGACGCGACGTTAGCCCAAATAGTGGTATAAATTTTATAAAAAGTTTGGAAGCTAAATTTAAGGTAGCTACCGTTTGTGGGAGATTTTATGCGATGGATAGAGATAAACGCTGGGAGCGCGTAAAAGAGGCCTATGATAGCTTGGTAAAGGGAGCAAATTTAAGCAGCTTATCGCCTAGCGAATATCTACAAAAAAGCTACGATGAGGGCGTGACAGATGAGTTTGTAAAGCCAGTAAGCTTTAATGGCTTTAAAGGCATAGGCGAAGATGACGGCGTGATCGTAATAAATTTTAGAAATGATAGAGCAAGAGAAATTTGCCAGGCTCTGGGCGAAGAGAAATTTAGCGAGTTTGAGCGACCTTTTGCTATCAAAAATCTAATTACTATGACCGAATACGACGCAAATTTTAAATTTGATGTGCTATTTAAAAATGAAAAGATAAAAAATACCCTAAGCGAGGTCATAGCAGCTGCTGGGCTAAGGCAGCTTCACACTGCTGAGACTGAAAAATACGCCCACGTAACATTTTTCTTTAATGGCGGCGTCGAGGAGTTAGCCAGCAACGAAACGAGGGTGCTAATCCCTAGTCCAAAGGTAAAGACCTATGATGAAAAGCCAGAGATGAGCGCAGCAGAAGTTTGCAAAGCCGTGCTAAAAGGTATGGATGACGAGCAAGATTTTATCGTGGTAAATTTCGCAAATGGCGATATGGTGGGACACACTGGCAACTATGAGGCCGCTATAAAAGCGGTAGAGGCAGTAGATACGGCTCTTGGAGAAATTTACGCTAAAGCAAAAGAGAAAAACTATGCGATGATCATCACGAGCGATCACGGAAACTGCGAAGAGATGCGCGATAGCAGCGGTGAGCTACTGACAAACCACACGACCTACGACGTCTTTTGTTTTGTGATGGCTGATGGAGTAAAAAAGGTAAAAAATGGCGGTCTAAATAATATCGCTCCTAGTGTTTTAAAGATCATGGGGCTTGAAATTCCAGCTGAGATGGACGAGGCGTTAATATAA